In Lactobacillus sp. PV012, one genomic interval encodes:
- the yabA gene encoding DNA replication initiation control protein YabA, producing MDPFSQLSQLHDKLDEMSETVTGLKGDILDILKENTELRVENQLLREKLDKLNKNKPEPAEVHSQEGLAAVRNIYKSGYHICNTYYGLHHDENEDCMLCLSILDGGSGTSNSKTQKG from the coding sequence TTGGATCCTTTTTCACAATTATCACAATTACATGACAAGTTAGATGAAATGTCTGAGACTGTTACTGGTTTAAAGGGTGATATCCTAGATATTTTAAAAGAAAATACAGAGTTAAGAGTTGAGAACCAACTTTTAAGAGAAAAATTAGATAAGTTAAATAAAAATAAACCTGAACCAGCTGAAGTCCATTCTCAAGAAGGACTAGCAGCAGTGCGCAATATTTATAAATCTGGTTATCATATTTGTAATACATACTATGGATTACATCATGATGAAAATGAAGATTGTATGCTTTGTCTAAGTATCTTAGATGGCGGTAGCGGGACTAGTAACTCAAAGACGCAGAAAGGATAG
- the rsmI gene encoding 16S rRNA (cytidine(1402)-2'-O)-methyltransferase: MQKQSSFKNNKVGTLFLVPTPIGNLEDITLRAKRILAESDYIAAEDTRTSGILLEKIGVHNHMISFHKFNSKSRAPELIALLKEGKNIAEISDAGMPVISDPGYYLVQECIKNDIPVVSLPGPSAFATALIASGFDAQPFTYWGFMPRKASEQVPFFEKMKEFRGTSIFYEAPHRLKKTLKTLATVLEPSREIALARELTKIHEEYLRGTIQEINEYFEENDPRGEYVVLVSPNSEKEETLSWDELIQKVKDLVADSISKKDAIKQVAKQYHVSKNELYDKYHQG, encoded by the coding sequence ATGCAAAAGCAAAGTAGCTTTAAAAACAATAAAGTGGGTACCTTATTCTTAGTACCGACTCCAATTGGTAACCTAGAAGATATTACTTTACGTGCTAAAAGAATTCTTGCAGAAAGTGATTACATAGCTGCTGAAGACACAAGAACAAGCGGAATTTTGCTTGAAAAGATTGGTGTTCATAATCATATGATTTCTTTTCATAAGTTTAATTCCAAAAGTCGAGCACCTGAATTAATTGCGTTGCTTAAAGAAGGAAAAAATATTGCAGAAATTTCAGATGCAGGAATGCCGGTAATTTCTGATCCTGGATATTATTTGGTGCAAGAATGTATCAAGAATGATATCCCAGTTGTTTCATTACCTGGCCCATCTGCATTTGCGACTGCTTTAATTGCTTCTGGTTTTGATGCTCAACCATTTACCTATTGGGGGTTTATGCCACGCAAGGCTAGTGAACAAGTACCATTTTTTGAAAAAATGAAGGAGTTCAGAGGGACTTCAATTTTTTATGAAGCTCCACACAGACTTAAGAAGACCTTAAAAACTTTAGCAACTGTCTTAGAACCAAGTAGAGAAATTGCTTTAGCGCGTGAATTAACTAAAATTCATGAAGAATATCTTCGCGGAACTATTCAAGAGATTAATGAATACTTTGAAGAAAATGATCCTCGGGGTGAGTATGTAGTACTTGTTTCTCCGAATTCTGAAAAAGAAGAGACATTGTCATGGGATGAGTTAATTCAGAAGGTTAAAGATTTAGTAGCTGATAGTATTTCTAAAAAAGATGCTATTAAGCAAGTGGCTAAACAGTACCATGTTTCAAAAAATGAATTGTATGACAAATATCATCAAGGATAA
- a CDS encoding DNA polymerase III subunit, whose product MINLKNIGKQEAEFLKKAFEHNKVAHAYLFEDTIQTQALETAYWFACLFNCEAVQKPDGTCDECRRILTENNPDIFRVKLEGGKQSISIDQIRPLKEELAKSSRKGKMRFFIIENAEKMTLAANNALLNLLEEPGAPVVTILITNNANAILPTVRSRTQIIKFNDEQGDSIQAKLLEYGLTKEEIEEAGDWSKVAQEVKYLYQELMEKNDLAFVRAQRLSSGASKISIQKIILYQLKQLAIDNLEKSVNLVKNAELLDALVEIDKMRASNVSFTNALSYLAIKFEA is encoded by the coding sequence ATTAATTTAAAAAATATTGGAAAACAAGAAGCAGAGTTTTTAAAAAAAGCTTTTGAACATAATAAGGTTGCCCATGCTTATCTTTTTGAAGATACAATTCAAACGCAAGCTCTTGAAACAGCTTATTGGTTCGCATGCTTGTTTAATTGTGAAGCCGTCCAAAAACCAGATGGAACTTGTGATGAATGTCGAAGAATTTTAACAGAAAACAATCCTGATATTTTTCGTGTTAAACTAGAAGGTGGAAAACAATCAATTTCTATTGATCAAATAAGACCTTTAAAAGAAGAACTGGCAAAAAGTTCTCGTAAAGGAAAGATGAGATTTTTCATAATTGAAAATGCAGAAAAAATGACTTTGGCTGCTAATAATGCTTTACTTAACTTGTTAGAAGAACCAGGTGCACCAGTAGTTACAATTTTAATAACTAATAATGCCAATGCAATTTTACCAACAGTACGTTCAAGAACCCAGATCATTAAATTTAATGATGAACAAGGTGATAGTATTCAAGCAAAGTTGCTGGAGTATGGTTTAACTAAAGAGGAAATCGAAGAAGCTGGAGATTGGAGTAAAGTAGCACAAGAAGTAAAATATTTGTATCAAGAGTTAATGGAAAAAAATGATTTGGCTTTTGTAAGGGCACAGAGACTTAGTTCTGGTGCATCTAAGATAAGCATTCAAAAAATTATTCTCTATCAATTAAAGCAATTAGCAATTGATAATTTAGAAAAATCTGTTAATCTAGTTAAAAATGCTGAATTATTAGATGCATTAGTAGAAATTGATAAAATGAGAGCAAGTAATGTTAGTTTTACAAATGCTCTTAGTTATTTGGCAATAAAGTTTGAAGCATAG
- a CDS encoding acyl-[acyl-carrier-protein] thioesterase, translated as MDTFDLEKTISFSNCDEQGRLKLTALVDYMMETSNTQLNLKRAGVEDLGEKGLGWVVLDYDFNIKSLPKADEKVIFSTQASGYNRFFVYRDFSVKNMKGETLLNVKSQWIMFDLKKRKMVPPDKDIIDRFDGLEEKTVRFKRARSLKEVSTKDTYQVKYYDLDTNHHVTNSKYFEWLIDSLERDFLNTHLPSHLNITFKREIYDDEVVEIEKFIDREKLETHHEIKVGDEVAALAKISWKNLK; from the coding sequence ATGGATACATTTGATTTAGAAAAGACGATTAGTTTTAGTAATTGTGATGAGCAAGGTCGCTTAAAATTAACGGCCTTGGTAGATTATATGATGGAAACTTCTAACACCCAATTAAATTTAAAAAGAGCTGGTGTAGAAGACTTAGGAGAAAAAGGCCTAGGTTGGGTAGTATTAGATTATGATTTTAATATTAAATCTTTGCCCAAAGCTGATGAAAAAGTGATCTTTTCAACACAAGCAAGTGGATATAACCGCTTCTTTGTTTACCGTGACTTTAGTGTCAAAAACATGAAGGGTGAAACTTTGCTTAATGTTAAAAGTCAGTGGATAATGTTTGATTTAAAGAAAAGAAAAATGGTTCCACCTGACAAAGATATTATTGATCGTTTTGATGGCTTAGAAGAAAAGACTGTCCGTTTCAAAAGAGCTCGTTCTCTAAAAGAAGTTAGCACTAAGGACACTTATCAAGTAAAATACTATGATCTTGATACCAATCATCATGTAACAAATAGTAAGTATTTTGAGTGGTTGATTGATAGTTTAGAAAGAGATTTTTTAAATACTCACTTACCAAGTCACTTAAATATTACTTTTAAAAGAGAAATTTATGATGATGAAGTAGTAGAGATAGAGAAATTTATTGATCGCGAAAAATTAGAGACACATCATGAAATTAAAGTTGGCGATGAAGTGGCAGCCTTAGCCAAAATAAGCTGGAAGAATTTAAAATAA